In Sardina pilchardus chromosome 8, fSarPil1.1, whole genome shotgun sequence, a genomic segment contains:
- the ddx51 gene encoding ATP-dependent RNA helicase DDX51 isoform X1, translating into MALFLMNRYLGDEDDDKSAKESRSKVLLEQLQKQAKEREQQALSNRTDDTCLSVTDKNKANEHSTDEKGVKRKRKKAEDAEELSTNAKVKKSSKKSLKPETDQAADKEVSSESESSTDEKQKNRKDTNESETQADASAEPKSSSQSSFPILGGFEKKTVPKVYRVLPQWLAQPDVIQKDIKNNLIPTSLVPGICPKLLKRLDKNGIDNFFPVQAEVIPAVLESVCHGLMMGRGSYRPRDICVSAPTGSGKTLAFVIPIIQALSERVLCQVRALIVLPTKELAQQVYKVFCMYAEGTNVKVVMVAGQKSFAAEQASLSENRGGLACSLADIVVATPGRLVDHINKNDGFSLQHLRFLVIDEADRMIDSMHQSWLKLVTQAVYKKGADGSIFGRRKPGPITAASLSPPQMPLQKLLFSATLTQNPEKLQQLGLHQPRLFSSIHSGASAPEASQPTERFNLPEGLTEYYIPCTLSKKPLILLHLLLRLKFSTVLCFTNSREAAHRLFMLVKLFGGVQVAEFSSRLSPSERKKTLRDFEQEKIQLLISTDAAARGIDIQGVKCVLNYDAPQFIRTYIHRVGRTARAGKSGMAFTFLLGVQEKNFLQMVVDAGSPGVQKQIIQSESLKSMEAQYEQTLVDLGNAIKDEKAKKRMTL; encoded by the exons ATGGCTCTGTTCTTGATGAATCG GTATCTTGGGGATGAGGACGACGACAAGAGTGCTAAGGAGTCTCGTTCCAAAGTCTTGCTAGAACAGCTTCAAAAACAGGCTAAAGAGAGGGAGCAACAGGCTCTATCCAACAGAACAGATGACACATGTCTCTCTGTAACAGACAAAAATAAAGCAAATGAACACTCCACAGACGAGAAAGGGgtaaaaaggaaaaggaaaaaagctGAAGATGCCGAGGAACTGTCTACAAACGCCAAAGTGAAGAAGTCGAGTAAGAAATCATTGAAACCTGAAACAG ACCAAGCAGCAGACAAAGAGGTATCCAGTGAATCTGAGAGCAGCACAGATGAAAAACAGAAGAATAGAAAAGACACAAATGAGTCTGAGACCCAGGCAGATGCCTCAGCCGAGCCCAAAAGTTCATCACAGTCCAGTTTCCCCATCCTGGGGGGATTTGAGAAGAAAACTGTTCCAAAG GTTTATCGGGTCTTGCCACAGTGGCTGGCGCAACCAGATGTGATTCAAAAGGATATTAAGAATAACCTGATCCCCACTTCGTTGGTACCAGGAATTTGCCCCAAACTTCTGAAAAGATTGGACAAGAATGGGATTGATAACTTCTTTCCCG TTCAGGCTGAGGTGATTCCTGCTGTTTTGGAGAGTGTTTGTCATGGGCTgatgatggggagagggagctACAGACCCCGAGATATCTGTGTGTCAGCACCCACAGGCAGTGGCAAGACACTGGCATTTGTCATTCCAATCATCCAG GCTTTGTCAGAGAGGGTCTTATGTCAGGTCCGAGCTTTGATTGTGCTGCCAACAAAGGAACTTGCACAACAG GTGTACAAAGTTTTCTGTATGTATGCTGAAGGCACCAACGTGAAAGTGGTGATGGTTGCCGGTCAGAAGTCTTTTGCTGCAGAGCAGGCGTCTCTTTCAGAAAACAG AGGCGGCCTGGCCTGCAGCTTGGCTGACATTGTCGTGGCGACCCCAGGCAGGCTGGTGGATCATATCAACAAGAACGACGGCTTCAGTTTGCAGCACCTACGATTCCTT GTAATAGACGAGGCGGACCGGATGATTGACAGCATGCACCAGTCGTGGCTCAAACTGGTCACTCAAGCAGTGTATAAGAAAGGTGCTGATGGGTCCATTTTTGGGAGGAGAAAACCCGGGCCCATCACAGCAGCCAG CTTATCACCGCCCCAAATGCCTCTTCAGAAGCTGCTGTTTTCTGCCACCCTGACCCAGAACCCTGAGAAGCTCCAGCAGCTGGGTTTGCATCAGCCCCGGCTCTTTAGCTCCATCCACAGCGGCGCCTCCGCGCCAGAGGCTTCTCAACCCACGGAGAGATTCAACCTCCCAGAGGGCCTCACG GAATACTACATCCCGTGCACGCTGTCCAAGAAGCCCCTCATCCTCCTTCATCTGCTACTGCGTCTGAAGTtcagcactgtgctgtgctttacTAACTCCAGGGAGGCTGCACACAG gCTGTTCATGCTGGTGAAGCTCTTCGGAGGGGTTCAGGTTGCGGAGTTCTCCTCACGCCTGAGTCCTTCAGAGAGGAAGAAGACCCTGAGGGATTTTGAGCAGGAGAAAATACAGCT GTTAATAAGTACCGATGCAGCTGCCCGAGGGATTGATATTCAGGGcgtgaaatgtgttttgaattaCGATGCACCTCAGTTCATCAGGACCTACATTCACAG GGTTGGCAGAACTGCAAGAGCAGGGAAATCTGGAATGGCATTCACATTCTTACTTGGAGTTCAG GAGAAAAACTTCCTTCAGATGGTGGTGGATGCAGGCAGCCCAGGGGTGCAGAAACagatcatccaatcagagagCCTGAAAAGCATGGAGGCCCAGTATGAACAGACTCTGGTGGATCTGGGAAATGCTATCAAG GATGAAAAAGCAAAGAAACGTATGACATTGTGA
- the ddx51 gene encoding ATP-dependent RNA helicase DDX51 isoform X2: MALFLMNRYLGDEDDDKSAKESRSKVLLEQLQKQAKEREQQALSNRTDDTCLSVTDKNKANEHSTDEKGVKRKRKKAEDAEELSTNAKVKKSNQAADKEVSSESESSTDEKQKNRKDTNESETQADASAEPKSSSQSSFPILGGFEKKTVPKVYRVLPQWLAQPDVIQKDIKNNLIPTSLVPGICPKLLKRLDKNGIDNFFPVQAEVIPAVLESVCHGLMMGRGSYRPRDICVSAPTGSGKTLAFVIPIIQALSERVLCQVRALIVLPTKELAQQVYKVFCMYAEGTNVKVVMVAGQKSFAAEQASLSENRGGLACSLADIVVATPGRLVDHINKNDGFSLQHLRFLVIDEADRMIDSMHQSWLKLVTQAVYKKGADGSIFGRRKPGPITAASLSPPQMPLQKLLFSATLTQNPEKLQQLGLHQPRLFSSIHSGASAPEASQPTERFNLPEGLTEYYIPCTLSKKPLILLHLLLRLKFSTVLCFTNSREAAHRLFMLVKLFGGVQVAEFSSRLSPSERKKTLRDFEQEKIQLLISTDAAARGIDIQGVKCVLNYDAPQFIRTYIHRVGRTARAGKSGMAFTFLLGVQEKNFLQMVVDAGSPGVQKQIIQSESLKSMEAQYEQTLVDLGNAIKDEKAKKRMTL; the protein is encoded by the exons ATGGCTCTGTTCTTGATGAATCG GTATCTTGGGGATGAGGACGACGACAAGAGTGCTAAGGAGTCTCGTTCCAAAGTCTTGCTAGAACAGCTTCAAAAACAGGCTAAAGAGAGGGAGCAACAGGCTCTATCCAACAGAACAGATGACACATGTCTCTCTGTAACAGACAAAAATAAAGCAAATGAACACTCCACAGACGAGAAAGGGgtaaaaaggaaaaggaaaaaagctGAAGATGCCGAGGAACTGTCTACAAACGCCAAAGTGAAGAAGTCGA ACCAAGCAGCAGACAAAGAGGTATCCAGTGAATCTGAGAGCAGCACAGATGAAAAACAGAAGAATAGAAAAGACACAAATGAGTCTGAGACCCAGGCAGATGCCTCAGCCGAGCCCAAAAGTTCATCACAGTCCAGTTTCCCCATCCTGGGGGGATTTGAGAAGAAAACTGTTCCAAAG GTTTATCGGGTCTTGCCACAGTGGCTGGCGCAACCAGATGTGATTCAAAAGGATATTAAGAATAACCTGATCCCCACTTCGTTGGTACCAGGAATTTGCCCCAAACTTCTGAAAAGATTGGACAAGAATGGGATTGATAACTTCTTTCCCG TTCAGGCTGAGGTGATTCCTGCTGTTTTGGAGAGTGTTTGTCATGGGCTgatgatggggagagggagctACAGACCCCGAGATATCTGTGTGTCAGCACCCACAGGCAGTGGCAAGACACTGGCATTTGTCATTCCAATCATCCAG GCTTTGTCAGAGAGGGTCTTATGTCAGGTCCGAGCTTTGATTGTGCTGCCAACAAAGGAACTTGCACAACAG GTGTACAAAGTTTTCTGTATGTATGCTGAAGGCACCAACGTGAAAGTGGTGATGGTTGCCGGTCAGAAGTCTTTTGCTGCAGAGCAGGCGTCTCTTTCAGAAAACAG AGGCGGCCTGGCCTGCAGCTTGGCTGACATTGTCGTGGCGACCCCAGGCAGGCTGGTGGATCATATCAACAAGAACGACGGCTTCAGTTTGCAGCACCTACGATTCCTT GTAATAGACGAGGCGGACCGGATGATTGACAGCATGCACCAGTCGTGGCTCAAACTGGTCACTCAAGCAGTGTATAAGAAAGGTGCTGATGGGTCCATTTTTGGGAGGAGAAAACCCGGGCCCATCACAGCAGCCAG CTTATCACCGCCCCAAATGCCTCTTCAGAAGCTGCTGTTTTCTGCCACCCTGACCCAGAACCCTGAGAAGCTCCAGCAGCTGGGTTTGCATCAGCCCCGGCTCTTTAGCTCCATCCACAGCGGCGCCTCCGCGCCAGAGGCTTCTCAACCCACGGAGAGATTCAACCTCCCAGAGGGCCTCACG GAATACTACATCCCGTGCACGCTGTCCAAGAAGCCCCTCATCCTCCTTCATCTGCTACTGCGTCTGAAGTtcagcactgtgctgtgctttacTAACTCCAGGGAGGCTGCACACAG gCTGTTCATGCTGGTGAAGCTCTTCGGAGGGGTTCAGGTTGCGGAGTTCTCCTCACGCCTGAGTCCTTCAGAGAGGAAGAAGACCCTGAGGGATTTTGAGCAGGAGAAAATACAGCT GTTAATAAGTACCGATGCAGCTGCCCGAGGGATTGATATTCAGGGcgtgaaatgtgttttgaattaCGATGCACCTCAGTTCATCAGGACCTACATTCACAG GGTTGGCAGAACTGCAAGAGCAGGGAAATCTGGAATGGCATTCACATTCTTACTTGGAGTTCAG GAGAAAAACTTCCTTCAGATGGTGGTGGATGCAGGCAGCCCAGGGGTGCAGAAACagatcatccaatcagagagCCTGAAAAGCATGGAGGCCCAGTATGAACAGACTCTGGTGGATCTGGGAAATGCTATCAAG GATGAAAAAGCAAAGAAACGTATGACATTGTGA